The Trinickia caryophylli genomic sequence CGCTTGAGCAGGGATTCGAGCGCGCGATCGGGCATGCCGCTTTCGCGCAACGCCGCAACGGTGCGGCTCACGTAGTCGCGCGTCGTGCCGTAGCGTCCGCAGGCGCAGCCGAGCACCGTTCGCACGACGGCATCGGACAGCTTTCCCGTATAGGTGGGTACGTCGCGGCGCATCACGAAGGCGAGTGCCTTGACTCGCCGGCCGTCCGCGAGCGCGCATGGCAGCCAGGCGGGACGATACGAGCCCATCGGCATCTCGCGCCGCCACAATGCCTCGAGGTGCGGCATCGCCGTTTCTCCAGCGAGGCGAAACGCCATGCCCGTGCACGAGCCGCCACGATCGAGGGCGAGCACGAGCCCCGGCTGCTCGGGCGTGCCGCGGTTCACGCGCGACCAGAGGTAAAGCCCGCGATGGTAGCCGCGCACACGGGCGCGCATCGTCTCCGCGGCAGGCAGGCCAGGGTTCCAGATCAACGAGCCATAGCCGAAGAGCCATAGGTCGCCCATGCCGTCCCAATGCTCGAGCGTGCGCGCAAGCGAGGCGGCGAGTTCATCGTCGGAGAGCAACCTCGCCTCGCCGAGCGAGGGCGGATAAGTGTCGTCTCCGCAAGGCGCAGGCGAGGGGATCGGGCGGGGGGCGGACATCGCGGCTCGCACCGGAGGCACGATTCAGCGCCCGTGCTCGCGGTACGGGTCCGCGTAGCCGAGGCCGCCGAGAATCTCCGCTTCGAGCGCTTCCATTTCGCGCGCCTCGTCGTCGGCTTCGTGATCGTAGCCCTGCGCGTGCAGCGTGCCGTGCACGATCATGTGCGCGTAGTGGGCCTCGAGCGGTTTGCCTTGCTCGGCGGCTTCCTGTTCGATGACGGGGCAGCAGACGACGATGTCGCCCGCGACCGGGTCGTCGTCCGTTTCCGCGTAGGCGAACGTCAGCACGTTCGTGGCGTAGTCCTTGCCGCGATAGCCGCGATTGAGCTGGCGGCCTTCGTCG encodes the following:
- a CDS encoding gamma-glutamylcyclotransferase, whose protein sequence is MSAPRPIPSPAPCGDDTYPPSLGEARLLSDDELAASLARTLEHWDGMGDLWLFGYGSLIWNPGLPAAETMRARVRGYHRGLYLWSRVNRGTPEQPGLVLALDRGGSCTGMAFRLAGETAMPHLEALWRREMPMGSYRPAWLPCALADGRRVKALAFVMRRDVPTYTGKLSDAVVRTVLGCACGRYGTTRDYVSRTVAALRESGMPDRALESLLKRCAGE
- the ybeY gene encoding rRNA maturation RNase YbeY translates to MKRSPRLSLTLQFPAAKAYPEHKALLTRARVTSWVKAALFADGALTLRFVDADEGRQLNRGYRGKDYATNVLTFAYAETDDDPVAGDIVVCCPVIEQEAAEQGKPLEAHYAHMIVHGTLHAQGYDHEADDEAREMEALEAEILGGLGYADPYREHGR